A region of Haloplanus sp. XH21 DNA encodes the following proteins:
- a CDS encoding cobalt-precorrin-7 (C(5))-methyltransferase — protein sequence MTVDLDSGPDPADIAAADPEAATDATPVYAVGVGPGNPEYLTPRARRAIREADAVVGFETVVDVARGAVSTDADWLTCGYADEAETLDTFADRVATGDTGTAVLMGDPNHSGYQFVGKVQAAVDAPVQVIPGISSLQVAASRARTPMEATTFVTLHKSGSLDADLDRLRADVGDRHLLVLPRPYDWMPGDIAADLLDAGATPRTTALVLERLTHDDEAITRTTLGDLATHAGGADPSDTPFSDLSVFAVRRDGSE from the coding sequence GTGACCGTCGACCTCGATTCCGGGCCGGATCCCGCGGATATCGCGGCGGCGGACCCGGAAGCCGCTACCGACGCCACGCCCGTCTACGCCGTCGGCGTCGGCCCCGGCAACCCCGAGTATCTGACGCCGCGGGCGCGGCGCGCGATTCGGGAGGCCGACGCCGTCGTCGGCTTCGAGACGGTGGTCGATGTCGCTCGCGGAGCCGTTTCGACTGATGCTGACTGGCTCACCTGTGGCTACGCGGACGAGGCCGAGACGCTCGATACCTTCGCCGACCGGGTCGCTACGGGCGACACGGGGACGGCCGTCCTCATGGGCGACCCCAACCATTCGGGCTACCAGTTCGTCGGGAAAGTGCAGGCCGCCGTCGACGCGCCGGTGCAGGTGATCCCCGGCATCTCCTCGCTCCAGGTGGCCGCGAGTCGCGCCCGGACGCCGATGGAGGCGACGACGTTCGTCACGCTCCACAAGAGCGGGTCGCTCGATGCGGACCTCGACCGCCTGCGCGCAGACGTGGGTGACCGCCACCTGCTCGTCCTGCCCCGACCCTACGACTGGATGCCCGGCGATATCGCCGCCGATTTGCTTGACGCCGGCGCAACACCCAGGACGACGGCGTTGGTGCTGGAACGGTTGACCCACGACGACGAGGCCATCACGCGCACGACGCTCGGCGACCTGGCGACGCACGCGGGCGGCGCCGACCCGTCGGACACGCCCTTCTCGGACCTGTCGGTGTTCGCGGTTCGGCGCGACGGGTCGGAGTAA
- a CDS encoding precorrin-8X methylmutase — protein MTTEEYADLGATTENAMEIAETSMDRVHELVPQETLADRIRAKSVHATGDPEFQHLIRFTGDTDDDPVRAGARAVLDERPIVTDITMVKAGITGRGHDCPVRKAIGNGSELAAETGMTRTAASVLELDREGVYDDAIAVVGNAPTAALALADCIEDGTRPAVVVATPVGFVKAAESRKRLRAVASEHGVPTVTNVGRRGGSGLAAGLTNELVHVASDVRNGEVDR, from the coding sequence ATGACGACTGAGGAGTACGCCGACCTCGGCGCCACCACCGAGAACGCGATGGAGATCGCGGAGACGAGCATGGACCGCGTCCACGAACTCGTCCCCCAGGAGACGCTGGCCGACCGCATCCGGGCGAAGTCGGTCCACGCCACCGGCGACCCCGAGTTCCAGCACCTGATTCGCTTCACCGGCGACACCGACGACGACCCCGTCCGCGCCGGCGCCCGGGCCGTCCTCGACGAGCGCCCCATCGTCACCGACATCACGATGGTGAAAGCGGGTATCACCGGCCGCGGTCACGACTGCCCGGTGCGGAAGGCCATCGGCAACGGGAGCGAGTTGGCCGCGGAGACGGGGATGACCCGCACCGCGGCCTCGGTGCTCGAACTCGACCGCGAGGGCGTCTACGACGACGCCATCGCCGTCGTCGGCAACGCCCCCACGGCCGCCCTCGCCCTCGCGGACTGCATCGAAGACGGCACGCGCCCGGCCGTCGTCGTCGCCACGCCCGTTGGCTTCGTCAAGGCCGCCGAGAGCCGGAAGCGCCTGCGCGCCGTCGCCAGCGAGCACGGCGTGCCGACGGTGACGAACGTGGGTCGCCGCGGCGGGAGCGGCCTGGCCGCCGGCCTGACGAACGAACTCGTCCACGTCGCCAGCGACGTCCGGAACGGCGAGGTCGACCGGTGA